One region of Dokdonia sp. 4H-3-7-5 genomic DNA includes:
- a CDS encoding heme-binding domain-containing protein: MRILKIIAWIALVALVVIQFFPVTLNESDTIPQSDFIIVNQVPATIKNRLQVSCYDCHSNNTDYPWYSKIQPAAWYLEDHIQEGKDELNFNEWDTYSSRRKNSKLRSIIKQIESGEMPMDSYELIHGDARMDSTAVKEIIGYMDSLRED, translated from the coding sequence TTGAGAATCCTAAAAATCATAGCGTGGATTGCCCTTGTGGCGTTGGTAGTGATTCAGTTCTTTCCAGTAACCCTGAACGAGAGCGATACCATACCACAAAGTGATTTTATTATAGTAAATCAAGTACCTGCAACGATTAAAAATCGGTTGCAGGTTTCCTGCTATGATTGCCATAGCAACAATACAGATTATCCGTGGTACAGCAAGATACAGCCTGCCGCTTGGTATCTGGAGGACCACATACAGGAAGGAAAGGATGAACTTAATTTTAATGAATGGGACACCTATTCCAGCCGAAGGAAAAACAGCAAGTTGCGTTCTATTATAAAACAAATAGAAAGCGGCGAAATGCCGATGGATAGTTACGAGCTCATTCACGGTGATGCGCGAATGGACAGTACCGCAGTAAAAGAAATTATAGGCTATATGGATAGCTTAAGAGAAGATTAA
- a CDS encoding ion channel, whose amino-acid sequence MELEKIDSFYKQLFRKAGLTIAVILVVAFVDIGLISNIEYNWNVWMVFMLTVVKIFFIVHLSFSQLVKIISQSHLLSHVLVLFTLLIGLIIFSFASDFAALHLIDDNNFKSNYDINSSIWTVFFEYFYLSIITFSSVGYGDIVPVSIVAKSTVILEVGLRFFVLVFGIANVNQIKINQE is encoded by the coding sequence ATGGAACTAGAAAAAATAGACTCATTTTACAAGCAGCTTTTTCGCAAAGCTGGACTTACAATAGCTGTAATTCTGGTAGTTGCATTTGTAGATATAGGTCTTATTTCTAACATTGAGTATAATTGGAATGTATGGATGGTATTTATGCTTACTGTTGTAAAAATATTCTTCATTGTGCATCTTTCTTTCAGCCAACTTGTAAAAATTATAAGTCAAAGCCATTTACTTAGTCACGTACTTGTTCTATTTACCTTATTAATAGGTTTAATCATCTTTTCTTTTGCAAGCGACTTCGCAGCATTACACCTCATAGATGACAATAATTTTAAGAGCAACTATGATATAAATAGTTCTATCTGGACGGTGTTCTTTGAGTATTTCTACTTGAGTATTATAACATTTTCATCTGTTGGATACGGAGATATAGTTCCAGTTTCTATAGTGGCTAAATCGACAGTGATTTTGGAAGTGGGATTGCGATTCTTTGTGCTTGTCTTTGGAATCGCAAATGTTAATCAGATTAAAATAAATCAAGAATGA
- a CDS encoding multicopper oxidase domain-containing protein — MKKLRIITLLLFSSTVFAQVGTNGQDREEEGRPVKEYNLTIEENEMTLAGVTAKGMTINGSIPGPVLEFNEGALAIINVTNKMDEETSVHWHGLILPNFYDGVPYLTTPPIKPGTTFQYRIPINQSGTYWYHSHTMLQEQSGVYGSIVIQPKEKTLDYDKDLVVVLSDWTNEDPMNVLRNLKRGNEWYQVKKGTAVPLSRVIKEGALGAQFKFWRDRMEGADIADIYYPAFLSNGKSLAEYPEFKPGEKVRLRFINASASTYYWVDFGGGNPLLVASDGVDVQPVSKSRFLFGIAETYDVIITIPEGTLEVTATAQDGSGHTSIQLGNGTLYPAKRIDRPDKVAMMKQMAKMDMKMGAPAMVGNKKKNTPEVLMQKYGMKMNMKDGEMKMGMNDKMSMKDGKMNDQMDMKMDDAMGMKMDTMAMNHKGDSDKMKDHMQHDMSKMQKDSSSFDYETRKTYFNYDFLKAKENTTYKDDLPVNDILLNLTGNMQRYVWSMNGVPLSETDKINIKGGEVTRITLNNLTMMHHPMHLHGHYFRVINENGERSPLKHTVNVPPMQKVVIEFYNEEYGDWFFHCHVLYHMMGGMARVFSYDTPRDERLRDYPMQKLINETDHYYSWGMARLGSNFNELFLMSSNIRNGFGLRAEFDYDKNLEAEVNYNRYLNDWVRLYVGVNTETSTPDSYDTFNTVGLVGVKYFTPYRFNVDVSMDHQLRPRIRLDREFLIFPRIFLEGEYEYRADFGWVNDIGDTSYQGETQWLVGASYILSRNFSLQANYNNRYGWGGGLLARF, encoded by the coding sequence ATGAAAAAGCTAAGAATTATCACATTACTGCTGTTTTCTTCTACTGTATTTGCTCAAGTGGGAACTAATGGACAAGATAGAGAAGAAGAAGGAAGACCTGTTAAGGAGTATAACCTTACTATTGAAGAAAACGAAATGACTCTCGCTGGTGTAACCGCTAAAGGAATGACTATCAATGGTAGTATTCCTGGACCGGTTTTGGAATTTAACGAAGGCGCCCTTGCCATCATTAATGTAACCAATAAAATGGATGAAGAAACCTCAGTACACTGGCACGGGTTGATACTTCCCAACTTTTATGATGGCGTACCGTATTTAACAACACCGCCAATAAAGCCCGGTACAACATTTCAATATAGAATTCCTATTAATCAATCAGGAACCTATTGGTACCATTCCCATACGATGCTACAGGAGCAAAGTGGTGTTTATGGTTCAATAGTCATTCAACCTAAAGAAAAAACATTGGATTATGACAAAGATTTGGTAGTTGTTCTATCTGATTGGACCAACGAGGACCCAATGAATGTATTGCGAAACCTTAAAAGGGGGAATGAGTGGTATCAAGTTAAAAAAGGAACAGCAGTTCCATTAAGTAGAGTCATCAAAGAAGGTGCCTTGGGAGCACAATTTAAGTTCTGGCGCGATAGAATGGAAGGTGCTGATATAGCAGACATTTATTATCCCGCATTCTTGAGCAATGGTAAATCACTTGCCGAATATCCAGAATTTAAACCAGGAGAAAAAGTACGTCTTCGCTTTATCAATGCCTCGGCTTCTACTTACTACTGGGTAGATTTCGGTGGTGGTAATCCATTGTTAGTTGCAAGTGACGGTGTTGATGTGCAGCCCGTTTCTAAAAGCAGATTTCTCTTTGGTATAGCTGAGACGTATGATGTTATCATTACTATTCCCGAAGGTACTTTAGAGGTTACCGCTACGGCTCAAGATGGCTCTGGTCATACTTCTATACAATTAGGAAATGGCACTCTCTATCCAGCCAAAAGAATTGATAGACCTGATAAGGTAGCGATGATGAAGCAAATGGCCAAAATGGATATGAAAATGGGTGCACCTGCAATGGTAGGAAACAAAAAAAAGAATACACCTGAAGTTTTAATGCAGAAGTATGGAATGAAGATGAATATGAAGGACGGCGAGATGAAAATGGGGATGAACGATAAGATGTCGATGAAAGATGGTAAAATGAATGACCAGATGGATATGAAGATGGATGATGCAATGGGAATGAAAATGGATACAATGGCAATGAATCACAAAGGAGATTCAGATAAAATGAAAGACCATATGCAGCACGATATGTCAAAGATGCAGAAGGATTCTTCCTCATTTGATTACGAAACTCGTAAAACCTATTTTAATTATGATTTTTTAAAAGCAAAAGAGAATACTACTTATAAAGATGATTTGCCAGTAAACGACATCCTGTTGAACCTAACCGGCAATATGCAACGCTATGTTTGGAGTATGAACGGCGTGCCATTATCAGAAACCGACAAAATTAATATAAAAGGAGGTGAAGTAACCAGAATTACACTTAATAACCTCACGATGATGCACCATCCAATGCACTTGCACGGACATTACTTTAGGGTCATCAATGAAAATGGCGAACGTTCCCCATTAAAACATACCGTCAATGTACCACCAATGCAGAAGGTGGTCATAGAATTCTATAACGAAGAATATGGCGATTGGTTCTTTCATTGCCACGTATTATATCATATGATGGGTGGTATGGCCCGTGTGTTTAGTTACGATACGCCAAGGGACGAAAGATTGAGAGATTATCCAATGCAGAAACTTATCAATGAAACAGACCATTATTATTCGTGGGGAATGGCACGCTTGGGCTCAAATTTTAATGAACTCTTTTTGATGTCAAGCAATATCCGAAATGGCTTTGGTTTAAGGGCAGAGTTTGATTATGACAAAAATCTTGAAGCCGAAGTAAATTATAACAGATACTTGAATGATTGGGTGCGCCTTTATGTTGGGGTAAATACAGAAACTTCTACACCAGATTCTTATGATACCTTCAATACAGTAGGTTTGGTGGGTGTAAAATACTTTACCCCGTACCGTTTTAATGTGGATGTCAGTATGGACCACCAACTAAGGCCAAGAATTCGTCTGGACAGGGAATTCTTGATTTTTCCGAGAATTTTTCTGGAAGGCGAATACGAATACCGAGCTGACTTTGGTTGGGTGAACGATATTGGAGACACATCCTATCAGGGGGAAACGCAATGGCTTGTGGGAGCCTCATATATCCTATCCCGAAACTTTTCGTTACAGGCAAATTACAATAACCGATATGGCTGGGGTGGCGGCCTTTTAGCCCGATTTTAA
- a CDS encoding DUF3347 domain-containing protein has product MKTVKRTMSTMALAATMILTVSCKDANKEEAAAPMSNEMHQESMDDKDDMAMSDNKDAKAEAILNNYFNLKDALVGDDNEKAKELGSTLAQSLKSFDASNYSDDEKSELNDIIEDATEHAEHISESDIKHQREHFKILSKDLTDMVAITGTQSKLYEQFCPMYDGGTAWLSKEENVLNPYYGSQMLRCGKVQREIN; this is encoded by the coding sequence ATGAAAACAGTAAAAAGAACAATGAGTACAATGGCACTGGCTGCCACAATGATTTTAACAGTTTCCTGTAAAGACGCAAACAAAGAAGAGGCTGCTGCGCCTATGAGCAATGAGATGCACCAAGAATCTATGGATGACAAGGACGATATGGCGATGAGTGACAATAAGGATGCAAAAGCAGAAGCAATCCTGAATAATTATTTCAACTTAAAAGATGCGCTTGTAGGCGATGACAATGAAAAGGCAAAAGAATTAGGAAGCACTTTGGCTCAATCTCTCAAGTCCTTTGACGCATCTAACTATTCTGATGATGAAAAATCAGAATTAAATGACATTATCGAAGATGCTACAGAACACGCAGAGCATATTTCAGAAAGTGACATCAAGCACCAGCGTGAGCATTTTAAGATATTAAGTAAGGATCTAACCGATATGGTGGCAATCACAGGTACACAATCGAAACTTTACGAGCAATTTTGCCCTATGTATGATGGTGGAACTGCGTGGTTGAGCAAAGAAGAAAACGTGTTGAATCCTTATTACGGAAGCCAAATGTTGAGATGTGGAAAGGTTCAACGAGAAATCAATTAA
- a CDS encoding helix-turn-helix domain-containing protein has protein sequence MVKDFYIKNMVCDRCIKVLKDELFKANISLLDIELGRLRLDMNEKEQLSILTEILKRNGFALIASTEDKLTEQVKIELIKLLNVMPLDIDGKLSDFLADKLQKDYSKISKVFSITEGITIEKYFIKLKIEKVKELIQTPDYNFTEISQLLDYSNVNHLSKQFKSETGMSLSDYKDGHKNFRNPLDKII, from the coding sequence ATGGTAAAAGATTTTTATATAAAAAATATGGTGTGCGACCGTTGCATCAAGGTCTTAAAAGATGAACTGTTTAAGGCTAACATTAGTCTGTTGGATATTGAGTTGGGTAGGCTTCGATTAGATATGAATGAAAAAGAACAATTGAGCATACTTACCGAAATTTTAAAAAGAAATGGATTTGCACTCATCGCTTCTACCGAGGATAAATTGACCGAGCAAGTAAAAATTGAATTGATAAAGTTGTTGAATGTAATGCCGCTTGATATTGATGGGAAGCTATCAGATTTTCTTGCGGATAAATTGCAAAAGGACTATTCAAAAATCAGCAAGGTGTTTTCCATTACCGAGGGCATCACTATTGAAAAATATTTTATCAAACTGAAGATAGAAAAGGTCAAGGAACTTATCCAAACACCCGATTATAATTTCACAGAAATAAGCCAATTGCTCGATTACAGCAATGTCAATCATCTAAGCAAACAGTTTAAAAGTGAGACAGGAATGAGCCTTAGCGATTATAAGGATGGGCATAAAAATTTTAGAAATCCTTTAGACAAGATTATATAG
- a CDS encoding heavy metal translocating P-type ATPase, with protein MKHTYQIQGMSCKGCLRTVKSALSDVVGVTDVAIDFENQTATIEMEQHIEIEEFENAVQERKAKYHIHPIKPDGIKTRTYPINGMTCNGCRAHVEKTLSQVDGVLDVTVDLEKAEAFIDMKSIIPYETFQEVLKNDGDTYTIYKAGQRHTTEVEKQKPQPKGKGTGTFYCPMHCEGDKTYDQPGDCPVCGMDLVEEVNLTVTSDTQYTCPMHPEIVKDEPGSCPICGMDLVPMEPDLSAEEKTYKKLLKKFWIAVAFTLPIFIIAMSEMLPKNPLYDILELKYWNWIQFALSIPVVFYATWMFFERAYRSIITWNLNMFTLIGIGAGVAWLFSVFGMLVPDFFPNQFKTEAGTVHVYFEAATVILTLVLLGQMLEARAHSKTNSAVKELLKLAPNKAVKVVNGEEQEVAIDKIELNDILRVKPGDKIPVDGVITEGETSIDESMITGEPIPVNKSIDDKVSSGTINGNQSFLMKAEKVGSDTLLSQIIQMVNDASRSRAPIQKLADTVSGYFVPVVVIIAAVTFGVWAIWGPEPAYVYALVNAIAVLIIACPCALGLATPMSVMVGVGKGAQNGVLIKNAEALEKMDKVDTLIVDKTGTITEGKPTVEKVGSFDESFRESEVLQYIVSLNSQSEHPLAEATVKYGKEQNAEFLKADNFNSVTGKGVEGKVNGKEVALGNAKMMEQANATLTEVMENEAKSYQKQGKTVSYLAIDGKVSGYVVIGDKIKETSAKAIKDLQNKGIAVIMLTGDNHDTAKAVADELNLADFQASMLPENKLQEVEKLQEQGKVVAMAGDGINDAPALAKSDVGIAMGTGTDVAIESAAITLVKGDLHGIVKARNLSHVVMRNIKQNLFFALIYNTLGIPIAAGLLYPFFGILLSPMIAALAMSFSSVSVIANSLRLKSKNI; from the coding sequence ATGAAACACACATATCAAATACAAGGAATGTCTTGTAAAGGTTGTCTGAGAACGGTAAAAAGTGCGTTATCAGATGTTGTAGGAGTTACAGACGTAGCTATTGATTTTGAAAATCAAACGGCTACCATTGAGATGGAGCAACACATTGAAATTGAAGAATTTGAAAATGCGGTCCAAGAGAGAAAGGCTAAATATCATATACATCCAATCAAACCTGATGGAATCAAAACGCGCACTTATCCCATAAATGGTATGACGTGTAATGGTTGCAGAGCACACGTAGAAAAGACTTTATCACAAGTTGACGGTGTCTTAGATGTTACCGTCGATTTAGAAAAAGCTGAAGCCTTCATAGATATGAAAAGTATCATTCCGTATGAAACTTTTCAGGAGGTTTTAAAAAACGATGGAGATACCTACACTATTTATAAAGCTGGACAACGTCACACTACCGAAGTCGAAAAACAAAAACCACAACCCAAAGGCAAAGGAACGGGAACGTTCTATTGTCCGATGCATTGCGAGGGCGATAAAACCTATGACCAACCAGGCGACTGTCCTGTTTGCGGAATGGATTTGGTTGAAGAAGTTAACCTAACGGTTACTTCCGACACGCAATATACCTGCCCGATGCATCCCGAAATCGTAAAAGACGAACCGGGAAGCTGTCCCATTTGCGGAATGGATTTGGTCCCTATGGAACCCGACTTGTCCGCAGAAGAAAAAACCTATAAAAAACTGCTAAAAAAGTTCTGGATAGCGGTCGCATTCACATTGCCCATTTTTATCATCGCAATGTCCGAAATGCTGCCCAAAAATCCACTCTACGATATTTTGGAACTGAAATATTGGAATTGGATTCAATTTGCTCTTTCAATACCTGTGGTTTTCTATGCCACTTGGATGTTCTTTGAACGTGCCTATCGCAGTATCATAACGTGGAACCTTAATATGTTTACGCTCATCGGCATTGGTGCAGGTGTAGCTTGGTTATTTAGTGTGTTCGGGATGCTCGTTCCCGATTTTTTCCCTAACCAATTCAAGACCGAAGCGGGTACGGTTCACGTCTATTTTGAGGCGGCTACGGTGATTCTAACTTTGGTGCTACTTGGTCAAATGCTTGAAGCTCGTGCGCATAGTAAGACAAATTCAGCGGTCAAGGAACTTTTAAAATTAGCACCTAATAAGGCTGTAAAGGTCGTAAATGGTGAAGAACAGGAAGTAGCCATCGATAAAATTGAATTAAATGATATTCTGCGTGTAAAGCCGGGCGATAAGATTCCTGTGGATGGTGTAATAACCGAAGGTGAAACTTCCATCGATGAATCGATGATTACGGGCGAACCTATTCCCGTAAACAAATCAATAGATGATAAAGTAAGTAGCGGAACAATCAATGGTAACCAATCCTTTTTGATGAAAGCTGAAAAAGTTGGTTCTGACACATTGTTATCCCAAATTATACAGATGGTCAATGATGCCAGTCGTAGCCGTGCGCCAATTCAGAAATTAGCAGATACCGTTTCGGGATATTTCGTGCCTGTCGTTGTCATAATCGCTGCCGTAACATTCGGTGTTTGGGCAATTTGGGGACCAGAACCAGCCTATGTTTATGCCTTGGTCAATGCAATCGCCGTATTGATTATCGCCTGTCCGTGTGCTTTGGGACTTGCTACACCAATGTCAGTAATGGTAGGTGTCGGCAAAGGCGCACAAAATGGGGTGCTCATCAAAAATGCCGAAGCACTCGAAAAAATGGACAAGGTTGACACGTTAATCGTTGATAAAACTGGAACTATTACCGAAGGAAAACCTACGGTTGAAAAAGTGGGTTCTTTTGATGAAAGCTTTCGCGAAAGCGAAGTGCTACAATACATTGTATCCCTTAACAGCCAAAGTGAACATCCTTTGGCGGAAGCAACAGTAAAATATGGAAAAGAACAAAACGCAGAATTTTTAAAAGCTGATAATTTCAATTCGGTTACTGGAAAAGGTGTTGAAGGGAAAGTAAACGGAAAAGAAGTGGCTTTAGGAAATGCCAAAATGATGGAACAGGCGAATGCCACGCTTACCGAAGTGATGGAAAACGAAGCGAAATCTTATCAAAAGCAAGGTAAGACGGTTTCCTATCTCGCCATTGATGGTAAAGTTTCTGGTTACGTGGTCATAGGCGATAAAATCAAGGAAACGAGCGCAAAAGCTATAAAGGATTTGCAGAATAAGGGAATTGCAGTCATAATGCTTACGGGCGATAATCACGATACGGCAAAAGCTGTTGCAGATGAATTGAACCTTGCAGATTTTCAAGCAAGTATGCTACCAGAAAATAAGTTGCAGGAAGTCGAGAAATTACAAGAGCAAGGTAAAGTAGTTGCAATGGCAGGTGATGGTATTAATGACGCACCTGCATTGGCTAAAAGTGATGTAGGTATCGCAATGGGCACGGGAACGGATGTTGCTATCGAGAGTGCTGCCATTACCTTGGTTAAAGGCGATTTACACGGCATTGTAAAGGCACGTAATCTTAGTCACGTAGTAATGCGCAATATTAAGCAAAACCTCTTCTTTGCACTTATTTATAACACATTAGGAATACCGATTGCGGCAGGACTGCTGTATCCATTTTTCGGAATACTGTTATCCCCAATGATTGCGGCTTTGGCAATGAGCTTTAGTTCTGTATCGGTAATTGCCAACTCATTACGTTTAAAAAGTAAAAACATATAA
- a CDS encoding efflux RND transporter periplasmic adaptor subunit: MNKNILYIAIAVIIGLGAGWLIFGNGSSDSNKDMSEMSDQHDHSGESADQMWTCSMHPQIMQPEAGDCPICGMDLIPAEAGAEGLAANEIKMTENAMALANIQTTIVGNSQTSDDDGMISLSGKIAANEENNTVQASYFKGRIERLNVNYEGQQVKRGQLLATIYAPDLVAAQQELITAASLKESQPALYKAVRNKLKNWKLSEKQINAIEESGSVRENFPIYATVSGTVSEVMSAQGDYVNQGQPIVKLSNLNSVWAEFDSYENQIAQFKIGQKINITTNAYLNKEFEGTISFIDPMLNNATRTVTVRATLKNRNDLFKPGMFVTGKVKGATQTMEKTLSVPASAVLWTGERSLVYLKTNPNEPVFEMREVTLSNRFGENYQVSAGLNNGDEIVTNGTFTVDAAAQLQGKKSMMNQQMMQDESAMMDDMEMSFSNAFSSDFNKAIPSYLKMKDAFVASDAGQVSAFAKATSKKLKEISITELGKMEKQHLTKSIEMLDAIATNENLENQRAHFVILNENVVPIAMNIENTTNYYVQKCPMANNNKGAVWLSTEEKIKNPYYGDAMLTCGSVIDSL; the protein is encoded by the coding sequence ATGAATAAGAACATTTTATATATAGCAATAGCTGTAATCATAGGTTTGGGCGCAGGCTGGCTCATTTTTGGAAATGGGTCAAGTGATTCAAATAAGGATATGTCTGAAATGTCTGATCAACACGACCACTCTGGCGAGAGTGCAGACCAGATGTGGACGTGCTCAATGCATCCACAGATAATGCAACCCGAAGCTGGCGATTGCCCTATATGTGGAATGGACTTAATCCCTGCGGAAGCTGGTGCTGAAGGTCTTGCGGCAAACGAGATTAAAATGACCGAAAACGCAATGGCGCTGGCAAATATTCAGACTACTATCGTGGGGAATTCACAAACAAGCGATGATGATGGGATGATATCCCTTTCGGGAAAAATAGCTGCAAACGAAGAAAATAATACCGTGCAAGCCAGTTATTTTAAAGGTAGGATAGAACGACTTAATGTCAACTATGAAGGTCAGCAAGTAAAGCGTGGTCAGTTACTGGCAACCATTTACGCGCCAGACCTTGTCGCGGCACAGCAGGAATTAATTACCGCAGCATCGCTAAAAGAATCGCAACCAGCGTTATACAAAGCTGTGCGCAATAAACTCAAAAACTGGAAACTTTCAGAAAAACAAATCAATGCAATTGAAGAAAGTGGCAGCGTACGTGAGAACTTCCCGATTTATGCAACCGTTTCGGGAACTGTTTCAGAAGTAATGTCAGCGCAGGGCGATTATGTAAACCAAGGACAGCCTATTGTGAAATTGAGCAATCTTAATTCTGTTTGGGCAGAATTTGATAGTTATGAAAATCAGATTGCACAATTTAAGATTGGACAAAAAATCAACATTACGACCAATGCCTATCTCAATAAGGAATTTGAAGGAACTATCTCTTTCATCGACCCTATGCTTAACAATGCCACACGTACAGTAACGGTGCGTGCAACCTTAAAAAATCGAAACGACCTATTTAAGCCAGGAATGTTTGTGACAGGTAAGGTAAAAGGTGCAACCCAAACTATGGAAAAAACCCTTTCTGTACCAGCAAGTGCCGTACTATGGACGGGTGAGCGTTCATTGGTATATTTAAAAACCAATCCTAACGAACCTGTTTTTGAAATGCGTGAAGTAACCTTGAGCAATCGCTTTGGCGAAAATTACCAAGTATCGGCTGGACTGAATAATGGCGATGAAATAGTAACTAATGGAACGTTTACAGTAGATGCAGCTGCGCAATTGCAGGGTAAGAAATCGATGATGAATCAGCAAATGATGCAGGACGAATCAGCTATGATGGACGATATGGAAATGAGTTTCAGTAATGCGTTTAGCTCTGATTTCAACAAAGCGATACCATCATATCTTAAAATGAAAGATGCCTTTGTGGCAAGCGATGCTGGTCAGGTTTCCGCTTTCGCGAAAGCGACATCAAAAAAATTAAAGGAAATATCTATAACGGAATTAGGCAAAATGGAAAAGCAACATCTTACGAAAAGTATCGAGATGCTGGATGCTATTGCCACCAATGAAAATCTGGAAAACCAGCGAGCACATTTTGTGATACTTAATGAGAACGTTGTGCCTATTGCTATGAACATAGAAAACACAACAAATTACTATGTCCAAAAATGCCCAATGGCAAATAACAATAAAGGCGCGGTATGGTTAAGCACCGAAGAAAAAATAAAAAACCCATACTACGGCGATGCGATGTTGACCTGTGGTAGTGTGATTGATTCGTTGTAA
- a CDS encoding DUF2911 domain-containing protein — translation MKYKILIILLVVAVSGCKNEGKNNSGIETEHNHTQSEPKSENKKTLSPHTSAMAMIGDAHIHIDYSSPGVRDRIIFGGLLAYDQVWQAGAHMATWLETNKDLEIDGKELKAGKYGFFVIPNQEEWTVIFNRNWNQHGKDDYTENEDVLRFKVTPKISEDIKEHLEYKVNKTTETSGTISMSWEKVTIEFPFEIK, via the coding sequence ATGAAATATAAAATTTTGATAATCCTATTGGTAGTTGCTGTCAGCGGATGTAAAAACGAAGGAAAGAACAATTCCGGAATAGAGACAGAACACAATCATACCCAAAGTGAACCTAAGTCTGAGAACAAAAAAACACTAAGTCCACATACATCGGCAATGGCGATGATAGGCGATGCACATATTCATATAGATTATTCGTCGCCAGGTGTAAGGGATAGAATTATTTTCGGTGGACTGTTGGCTTATGACCAAGTCTGGCAGGCTGGTGCCCATATGGCTACTTGGTTGGAAACAAATAAGGATTTAGAAATTGACGGTAAAGAATTGAAAGCTGGGAAATATGGATTTTTTGTAATTCCGAATCAAGAAGAATGGACTGTAATTTTCAACAGGAATTGGAACCAACACGGTAAGGACGATTATACTGAAAATGAAGATGTATTACGATTTAAAGTGACACCTAAAATTTCCGAAGACATCAAGGAACATTTAGAGTATAAAGTAAACAAAACAACAGAGACTTCAGGGACAATCTCAATGAGTTGGGAAAAAGTCACGATTGAATTTCCTTTTGAAATAAAGTAA
- a CDS encoding DUF305 domain-containing protein, with protein MNSNEHENKNKGMSQYTKFFLMLGSSFIAMYITMYLNTYEFDHVWFSLTRFYMVCLGIATMAVIMLLFMLNMYKDKKKNIAILAGSVILFLGALGLVRDQKSTVGDVLWMKAMIPHHSIAILTSERADIEDPEVKKLAEDIIKAQRKEIAEMKAMIERLENEK; from the coding sequence ATGAATTCAAACGAACACGAAAACAAGAACAAAGGAATGAGCCAATACACTAAATTCTTCCTTATGCTAGGGTCATCATTTATAGCAATGTACATCACAATGTATTTAAATACCTACGAGTTTGACCACGTGTGGTTCAGTCTTACACGATTTTATATGGTGTGTCTAGGAATAGCTACTATGGCTGTTATTATGTTGTTATTTATGCTGAATATGTATAAAGACAAGAAAAAGAATATTGCAATTCTCGCAGGTAGTGTTATATTGTTTTTGGGAGCATTAGGACTAGTACGCGACCAAAAATCCACTGTGGGCGATGTACTTTGGATGAAAGCAATGATACCACACCATTCCATTGCTATTTTAACAAGTGAACGAGCAGATATTGAAGACCCAGAAGTAAAAAAACTGGCAGAAGATATTATTAAGGCACAACGTAAGGAAATTGCAGAGATGAAAGCAATGATTGAACGTCTAGAAAACGAAAAATAA
- a CDS encoding PepSY domain-containing protein — MVNRKTAKWIRKTHRYLGIFLGIQFLMWTISGMYFSWTDIDEIHGDHFKKSAPVQTSFNDLLGTSQLAAKEPVQSLELLEIANEPYYWINEAQLYNARTGQRKNGISKEEAQQVANRYMLGNLDMAQIQLVDSVGPHHEYRGRPLPAYEISYETPQNLKAYVAVENGAFQTVRHRDWRWFDFLWMTHTMDYQGRDNFNTLLLRAFSLLGLITVLSGFVLCYISSPSIRKLKKKIK; from the coding sequence ATGGTGAACAGAAAAACAGCGAAATGGATTAGAAAAACGCACCGCTATTTGGGTATCTTTTTAGGTATTCAGTTTCTGATGTGGACGATTAGCGGGATGTATTTCAGCTGGACGGACATTGACGAGATACACGGTGACCATTTTAAGAAATCGGCACCTGTGCAGACCTCTTTTAATGATTTGCTCGGCACATCCCAACTTGCTGCAAAAGAACCCGTACAATCCTTGGAACTACTGGAAATAGCAAATGAGCCTTATTATTGGATTAATGAAGCACAGCTTTATAATGCAAGAACGGGACAAAGGAAAAATGGAATTTCTAAAGAAGAGGCACAACAAGTTGCAAATAGGTATATGTTGGGCAATTTGGATATGGCACAAATTCAATTAGTCGATTCTGTTGGGCCACATCACGAATATCGCGGTCGCCCACTTCCAGCTTATGAAATCTCATATGAGACACCACAAAATTTAAAAGCCTATGTGGCGGTTGAAAATGGCGCTTTTCAAACGGTGAGACACAGGGATTGGCGCTGGTTTGATTTTCTTTGGATGACCCATACAATGGATTATCAGGGAAGGGATAATTTCAACACGTTGTTGTTAAGGGCATTTTCACTTTTGGGATTGATAACCGTATTGAGTGGTTTCGTTTTGTGTTATATCAGTTCCCCATCAATCAGAAAACTAAAAAAGAAGATTAAATAA